One region of Emys orbicularis isolate rEmyOrb1 chromosome 4, rEmyOrb1.hap1, whole genome shotgun sequence genomic DNA includes:
- the INF2 gene encoding inverted formin-2, with product MMSVKKEGAQKKWAAVKEKLGSQETDQSEANLENAEPELCIRLLQMPSVVNYSGLKKRLESSDDTWMVQFLELSGLDLLLEALDRLSGRGVSRISDALLQLTCINCVRALMNSHKGIEYIVSNEGYVRKLSQALDTSNVMVKKQVFDLLAALCIYSLDGHALALDALDHYKTVKNQQYRFSVIMNELFATDNVPYMITLLSVINAVILGTEELRIRTQLRNEFIGLQLLDILNKLR from the exons ATGATGTCTGTCAAGAAGGAAGGTGCCCAGAAGAAATGGGCTGCCGTAAAGGAGAAACTTGGGTCCCAGGAGACTGACCAGTCAGAGGCCAACCTGGAAAATGCAGAGCCAGAACTATGCATTCGCCTCCTACAAATGCCCTCAGTAGTGAACTACTCTGGTCTCAAGAAGCGACTGGAGAGCAGCGATGACACCTGGATggtccagttcctggagctgagTGGCCTAGATCTGCTCTTAGAGGCCCTGGACAGGCTGTCTGGAAGAGGAGTATCCAGGATTTCTGATGCCCTGCTTCAGCTCACCTGCATTAACTGTGTGCGAGCTCTCATGAACTCCCACAAGGGGATCGAATACATTGTCAGCAATGAAGGCTATGTCAGGAAACTCTCTCAAG CACTGGACACATCTAATGTCATGGTCAAAAAACAGGTGTTTGACCTGCTAGCTGCACTCTGCATTTACTCACTGGATGGGCATGCCCTGGCTTTGGACGCTCTGGACCATTATAAG ACTGTGAAGAACCAGCAGTACCGATTCAGTGTCATAATGAATGAGCTCTTTGCTACGGATAACGTGCCTTACATGATAACGCTGCTAAGTGTTATTAATGCCGTGATCCTGGGGACTGAAGAACTAAGAATCAGGACGCAGCTCAGAAATGAGTTTATAG GTCTTCAGTTGTTGGATATTTTAAACAAGCTAAGGTAA